Proteins encoded in a region of the Rutidosis leptorrhynchoides isolate AG116_Rl617_1_P2 chromosome 9, CSIRO_AGI_Rlap_v1, whole genome shotgun sequence genome:
- the LOC139869449 gene encoding zinc finger CCCH domain-containing protein ZFN-like, with translation MSRPLVTAGVSSSSSPPLDEDALWQLNIRSREEMESARYPVREGEQDCSYYIRTGLCRFGATCRFNHPPNRKLAIATAKMRGEYPERPGQPECQYYLKTGTCKFGATCKFHHPREMAGVAGQVSLNVLGYPLRPNEPECGYYQRTGQCKFGNTCKFHHPQPSNMMVAFTGSPGYPTLHSPTSPGQQSYPGGITNWSLPRASFVPSPRWQPPSNYAQMILPQGVVSVPGWNAYRGSESQQHVGGNNQLYGTSSQNETANELLSGAYPSYGTGSIPASYYGLPRENVFPERPGQPDCQFYMKTGDCKFGAVCRFHHPRERVIPMPDCVLSPIGLPLRPGEPICIFYSRYGICKFGPSCKFDHPMGGFTYNFAPNSTDAHYLASSSGTGPLNLTSEGPITLSERRQMPSGDNNIDPEE, from the exons ATGTCACGGCCACTGGTGACCGCCGGAGTGTCTTCATCTTCATCTCCGCCGTTAGATGAAG ATGCATTGTGGCAACTGAACATAAGATCAAGGGAAGAAATGGAATCAGCACGTTATCCTGTACGAGAAGGAGAGCAAGATTGTTCTTATTACATCAGAACCGGCCTTTGTAGGTTTGGGGCTACGTGTCGTTTCAATCATCCTCCTAACAGAAAACTG GCTATTGCAACTGCAAAAATGAGAGGCGAGTATCCAGAAAGACCAGGACAACCGGAATGCCAG TACTACTTAAAGACGGGTACCTGCAAATTTGGAGCAACATGCAAGTTTCATCATCCTCGAGAAATGGCTGGAGTTGCGGGCCAAGTTTCACTTAATGTTTTGGGTTATCCACTTCGTCCG AATGAACCCGAATGTGGTTATTATCAGAGAACTGGACAGTGCAAATTTGGAAACACTTGTAAATTCCACCACCCTCAACCATCTAACATGATGGTCGCGTTTACTGGGTCTCCAGGTTATCCTACACTACATTCACCAACAAGTCCTGGTCAACAGTCATACCCTGGCGGAATTACAAATTGGTCCCTGCCTCGAGCTTCCTTTGTTCCTAGTCCTCGCTGGCAACCCCCTTCAAATTATGCACAAATGATTCTACCTCAAGGTGTCGTATCGGTTCCAGGTTGGAATGCCTACAGA GGTTCAGAGAGCCAACAGCATGTTGGCGGTAACAATCAATTATACGGAACTTCAAGCCAGAACGAAACAGCTAATGAACTACTAAGTGGAGCGTATCCTTCGTATGGCACTGGCTCTATACCTGCTAGCTATTATGGGTTACCAAGGGAGAACGTATTCCCTGAGAGACCGGGTCAGCCCGATTGCCAATTTTACATGAAGACTGGAGACTGTAAGTTTGGTGCAGTTTGCAGATTTCATCACCCAAGAGAGAGGGTGATTCCCATGCCTGACTGTGTTTTGAGTCCAATCGGGCTTCCTTTACGTCCG GGAGAGCCTATTTGCATTTTCTATTCACGTTACGGAATATGCAAATTTGGTCCAAGTTGCAAGTTTGACCACCCAATGGGAGGTTTTACGTACAATTTCGCTCCAAATTCAACCGATGCCCACTATTTAGCATCATCTTCAGGAACTGGTCCACTAAACTTGACATCAGAAGGGCCAATAACCTTATCAGAGAGAAGACAAATGCCCTCCGGTGATAATAATATTGACCCAGAAGAATAA